In Streptomyces sp. NBC_00344, the genomic window AGATCAGTGTCAGCGCCAGCCCCTGGGCGGCAGCCAGTGCGGCGTCGCGTGCCGTCGTCGCGTTCATGGTGAGTCCCTCTCGTCCTCGGCCGGTTGAGTGCCGGCGCGGCACCCAGTCTGGCCGCAGAGGGGCAGCCGGGTCATGGGGCCGGCCACCCGGGTGGGGGGTGTAGGTGGCAACACCCCCCGGCCTCGCTCTGCGGCTCCGCGGAGGGGGGCCCGGACGGCTTGGGGCCGGGGCGCCGGCTTTCTAGCGTCGGACACGACCTGTTCGGCACCTACCTCTGGGGGCGAAACGCCATGCGGTCCAACCTCGCGGCCCGTATCGGTGTGTGGAGCGCACACCACCGCAAGACGGCCATCCTGGGCTGGCTGCTCTTCGTCGTGCTCGCCACGGGCATCGGCGGCGCATCCGGCATGATCGAGATGTCCGAATCCGAGAACGGCGCCGGCGACTCGGCGCGGGCCGCCCGCATCCTCGACGACGCGGGCCTCAGCCGCCCGGCCGGCGAGATGGTCATGGTCTCCGCCAGAAGGGCCGGTCAGTGGCGGCAGGCCGCGGCCGAGCTGCGGACCGCCGTGGCGAGGACCGGCCAGGTGCAGAATCTCGCGGCGCCCGTCGCCTCAAAGGACGGCAAGGACGCACTGATCACCTTCGACATGAAGGGGGACGCCGCCTCATCGGCCGACCGGGTGCAGCCGGTGCTCGACGCGGTGTCCGGCGTACGGGCGGACCGGCCGGACGTCACGGTGTACCAGTTCGGCGAGGCGAGTGCGGGCAAATGGCTGGGAGACCTGCTCTCCAAGGACTTCCGGAGCGCGGAGTTCACCGCCGTACCGCTGGCGCTGGGCATCCTCCTGGTCGCCTTCGGGGCCGTGGTGGCCGCACTGCTCCCGGTGGGGCTCGCACTCACCGCGTGCATGGCCGCCTTCGGACTGCTGACGCTCGCCAGCCACCGGCTGCACCTCTTCCAGACCACCTACTCCGTGATGTTCCTGATGGGCTTCGCGGTGGGTGTCGACTACTGCCTCTTCTATCTGCGCCGCGAACGGGACGAGCGGGCGGCCGGCCACGACGCCGGGACCGCGCTGCGGATCGCCGCCGCGACCAGCGGGCGTTCCGTGCTGGTCTCCGGGCTCACGGTGATGGTCGCGATGGCCGGTATGTTCTTGTCCGGTCTGATGCTGTTCAAGGGGTTCGCCCTCGCCACCATCGTGGTGGTGTTCATCGCGATGCTCGGCTCGGTGACGGTGCTGCCCGCGCTGCTCTCCTGGCTCGGCGACCGCACGGACGCCGGGCGGGTGCCCTTCCTCGCCCGGCGTCGCACACGGGGCGTGCGCCGCAGTGGGGGGATCGCCGGCACACTCCTCGGGCCCGTGCTGTCGCGACCGAAGTTCTTCGCGGCCGGCGCGGTCGTCGTCCTGCTGTCCCTGGCTGCTCCCGCTCTCGGTATGAAGACGGAACAGCTCGGCATGGAGAAGCAGTTCGGGTCGTCGTCCCAGCTCTCGGTGGCCTACCGGCACATCGCCCACACCTTCCCCGGCGGGCCCGCCCCGGCGCGGGTGGTGGTACAGGCTGACGACATCGGAGCACCGCGGGTACGCGCGGCACTGTCCGGCTTCGACGGGGTGACCGTCCACAAGAAGCAGAACGTCGCCGAGATCGAGGTGCCGCTGCCCGGAGGCCGGGCCGCTCTGGCC contains:
- a CDS encoding MMPL family transporter, which translates into the protein MRSNLAARIGVWSAHHRKTAILGWLLFVVLATGIGGASGMIEMSESENGAGDSARAARILDDAGLSRPAGEMVMVSARRAGQWRQAAAELRTAVARTGQVQNLAAPVASKDGKDALITFDMKGDAASSADRVQPVLDAVSGVRADRPDVTVYQFGEASAGKWLGDLLSKDFRSAEFTAVPLALGILLVAFGAVVAALLPVGLALTACMAAFGLLTLASHRLHLFQTTYSVMFLMGFAVGVDYCLFYLRRERDERAAGHDAGTALRIAAATSGRSVLVSGLTVMVAMAGMFLSGLMLFKGFALATIVVVFIAMLGSVTVLPALLSWLGDRTDAGRVPFLARRRTRGVRRSGGIAGTLLGPVLSRPKFFAAGAVVVLLSLAAPALGMKTEQLGMEKQFGSSSQLSVAYRHIAHTFPGGPAPARVVVQADDIGAPRVRAALSGFDGVTVHKKQNVAEIEVPLPGGRAALAELRDHRVPAAFGGTGARAYVTGELAGSVDFTAQLKRGIVPVFAFITVVTFLLMLFCFRSWVIAVTSILLNLGSVAAAYGVMTAVFQYGWGASLIGSEKAGAIESWMPLFVLVVLFGLSMDYHVFVVSRIREAHDRGLSTGEAVGEGIRRTAGAVTGAAVIMVAVFSVFGTLSMQDMQQMGVGLAVAVLLDATVVRMVLLPSVMTLLGERNWPARKGSARLPGPERGDEYDEGHRAPAGV